A part of Corynebacterium mustelae genomic DNA contains:
- a CDS encoding decaprenyl-phosphate phosphoribosyltransferase yields MTDSSSIIGSEPHTEGIVEEQQHEASGKKPPKNLFDGIIKALRPKQWVKNVLVLAAPLAAGAEALFDAQTLIDIAIAFAVFCMAASSIYLINDARDVEADRAHPTKRFRPIAAGVLPVTLAYVMAVLLIVASIGVSYVASSGHGLAIVMAVYIALQLGYCFGWKHQPVIDIALVSSGFMLRAMAGGVAAGIGLSQWFLLVAAFGSLFMASGKRYAEILLAQSSGAKIRKSLEGYTPTYLRFVWTLAATAVVISYALWGFEMARVSDSTTAVWYQVSMVPFTVAILRYAADVDRGAGGAPDELALTDRTLQVLALAWLACITIAVYVVPIVTA; encoded by the coding sequence GTGACTGACTCATCTAGCATCATCGGTTCCGAGCCGCACACCGAAGGCATTGTTGAAGAACAACAACACGAGGCCAGCGGCAAAAAGCCCCCGAAGAATCTCTTTGACGGGATAATCAAGGCGCTACGGCCAAAGCAGTGGGTCAAGAATGTTTTGGTGCTAGCTGCCCCGCTTGCAGCTGGCGCCGAGGCGCTTTTCGACGCCCAAACGTTGATCGACATCGCGATTGCTTTTGCAGTGTTCTGCATGGCGGCGTCGTCAATCTACCTGATTAACGACGCCCGCGATGTGGAAGCAGATCGCGCTCACCCCACTAAACGATTCCGTCCAATCGCTGCTGGCGTGTTGCCCGTGACATTGGCTTATGTCATGGCGGTGCTGCTCATCGTCGCCTCAATAGGGGTTAGCTACGTGGCATCGTCGGGGCATGGTCTGGCGATTGTTATGGCAGTTTATATTGCGTTACAGCTGGGTTACTGCTTCGGCTGGAAACATCAGCCAGTAATAGATATTGCTCTGGTCAGTTCCGGTTTTATGCTGCGCGCCATGGCTGGCGGTGTTGCCGCTGGAATCGGCCTTTCACAATGGTTCTTACTGGTCGCAGCATTCGGCTCGTTGTTTATGGCTTCCGGCAAACGCTACGCCGAGATTCTGTTGGCGCAAAGTTCCGGTGCAAAGATTCGTAAGTCGCTGGAAGGGTATACCCCAACCTATTTGCGTTTCGTCTGGACCTTGGCAGCGACTGCCGTCGTAATTTCCTATGCCCTATGGGGCTTTGAGATGGCTCGGGTATCTGACAGCACCACTGCCGTCTGGTACCAGGTGTCGATGGTGCCATTTACCGTGGCGATTCTGCGATATGCGGCCGATGTTGATCGGGGTGCAGGTGGCGCACCAGACGAACTCGCGCTAACCGATCGAACTCTTCAAGTCCTAGCCCTTGCGTGGCTTGCCTGTATCACAATCGCGGTTTACGTAGTGCCGATCGTTACGGCATAG
- a CDS encoding phosphatase PAP2 family protein, whose translation MTESDILVAVQRKLAQPGILSGARALSHFGEHALGWIGLGALGALIDKNRRCQWLKLIVAALLSHAISVVVKRIVRRKRPHDPRIAVGVGTPSKLSFPSSHATSTTAALVSLAKITRNPLPLIGVPVMMLSRMVLGVHYPTDVLAGALVGAATAEAVANASNKLPARWRKGK comes from the coding sequence ATGACTGAATCAGACATTCTTGTTGCCGTGCAACGAAAACTTGCACAACCAGGGATTCTTAGCGGTGCCCGAGCTCTTAGTCACTTTGGTGAGCATGCACTGGGCTGGATTGGGCTTGGTGCACTGGGGGCATTGATAGATAAAAACCGGCGGTGCCAGTGGCTGAAATTGATTGTCGCTGCGCTTTTAAGTCACGCGATCAGTGTCGTCGTCAAGCGAATCGTGCGGCGTAAACGCCCCCACGATCCGCGCATTGCGGTAGGAGTAGGCACACCGAGCAAGCTGAGTTTCCCGAGCTCACATGCAACATCAACCACGGCGGCGCTGGTGAGCCTTGCAAAGATTACGCGTAACCCGTTGCCCCTGATTGGTGTGCCAGTGATGATGCTTTCCCGTATGGTGCTAGGTGTTCACTATCCCACGGACGTGCTTGCTGGTGCACTCGTGGGTGCCGCGACGGCGGAGGCTGTCGCTAATGCTTCGAATAAGCTACCCGCACGGTGGAGGAAAGGAAAGTAG